The DNA region AATTTCTCAACCCATTTTTTTTACAGACCAATCCAATTCAGATCCGACCAAACCCGAGTTATGTTGGATGCCGATTTTGGTTTGGGAAATGGGATCAAATTTTGGGTTCCAATTAAAATATGGGATGTCCTTTTGGTCTTTTCGCATATTCATTAATGGTTGATGGGTATAGGATATTTTATGGTGCATAGGAGATTGATTGAGGAGGAGATTAGGCATTGGAGGTGATGTCCCAATAAAGAATcaaaaagaatctgaaattCGAGAAACCCTAGTCAGCATCATGTCAAACATTGATAATACAAATCAAGAACAGAGACCGTTGGGAAAAGATAAATAAAGCgatcgagaagaagaagagagttaAAATCTTAAACTTACTGCGTAGAAACGTAGGCTGATCGCAGAAAATTCACGCGGAATCATCAAAGCATCCAAGCGGTTTGTGAGAAAATCCTATAAGAAAACAAGACAGGTATACAAATTAGGAATGTGTTTGTgaaattaaaagagaaaatctGCGAAATTCTAGTCCCCATCTCAGAGGATTTCAAATTTAAGGAGGAGGATCATTGATGTCGatcgagagagaaaaaaaaatgttaaaagagaaataaaaaggtTGTAATTTGTTAGCTGTACATATTTATAGACTTATAGTGCTAATCACGCGTTTTCTTCTAACGGCtcgattttaaaataatggGCTAGGTCGCTTAAATAGATATGTTTTAAACTAAGGCCAGAaaattattcataaattttgattaaattcgttttattttgatttagatCAAAAAATTTAAGTATTAATAATTCTACAAAGTAAATCATGTAATAATATGCAGTAtcagtaaaaactaaaaatctaaaaagttaaaatattaatatttcaacTATATATTCCAATCTaatctgttatatatatatatatatatatatatatatacacacacatagatttcaataattatatataatataaatattatactttatttaagttgtatgatatattttattaaattaattatctcagtaattgaaatttaaaaaatatattttaattatgtaaactATCATTATTTGTTAGTTTATCTGTATGAATCTTATCGGATAtcgaattaaaatataaacaataaaattaaaatactgaATGTCTAAATAGTTACATATCAAATTATTGGTATCTCTAAAAATCTGATATTCAATTGGTATCCACTCCTctttcaaataataatttttccaattttctctttttattttcatttccaaacgatataaacaattaaattcaatttttggGTCCAACACCAATAATAGACTAACCTTTTCTCTTTATAGAAATTGGTAAGCTCCCACTAATCTCCtcataaatcataataataacGCTGATTTGAAATGTCAACTTtggaatatatatttaatgttaataattataattaataaattttaaaaaaaaacgaaaagaaaactaataaattattgatttaaaaGAAGAAGGAAAGCAATGGTCGTCTCAGTCTCCATTGATAacagaggagagagaaagttcaCAATCACAACAATGGCCAAGTCGCCATATCCcaaccttcttcctcttctccttctcctcctcctccacttcCCTTATTCATCTTCCACCATATCTCTCGGCTCCGTCCTCTACGCATCATCCAATTCCAACCAATCATGGACCTCTGCCAATTCAACTTTCTCCGTCTCCTTTCTTCCATCCTCTTCTTCCCCTAACTCCTTCCTCGCCGCCGTCTCCTTCGCCGGAAACATCCCCATATGGTCCGCAGGAACAGTCGACTCCCAAGGCTCCCTCCTCCTCTCCTCCTCCGGCTCCCTCCGCCTCACCGACGGCTCCAACGCCACCGTCTGGGATTCAAAAACCGATTCTCTCGGCGTCGTCTCAGCTTCGATTCAAGATTCCGGCAACCTCGTACTCCTCGACAACCAAACCAACCCGGTCTGGTCTTCCTTCGACCACCCCACCGACACGATCGTGCAGTCCCAGAACTTCACCGCCGGTAAGTTCCTCCGATCCGGCAACTACTCGTTTCACCTAGAGAGGAGAGGGAACCTCACGCTTAAATGGAACAACACCACGACTTACTGGAGCCAAGGGCTAAACTCGTCTTTTACCTCCAACTTAACGTCTCCGAGTTTATCGTTACAGACTAACGGAGTCGTGTTGATGTTCGATTCGACTCTCAGCGGAGGAACCGAGACTATTTACAGCGACGATTACGGGGAAGGGAGCAATACGTTTAGGTTCTTGAAGCTAGACGACGATGGGAACCTGAGGATCTACAGCTCCGCGAGTAGAAACACTGGTCCCGTGTCGTCTCATTGGTCAGCTGTTGCTGACCAGTGTCTTGTTTATGGTTATTGTGGGAACTTTGGGATCTGTGGTTACAATGATACGACGCCGGTTTGTTTCTGTCCGTCTCGTAACTTTGATCTTGTTGATGTGAATGATAGGAGGAAAGGGTGTAAGAGGAAGGTGGAGCTGAGTGATTGCTCTGGGAACGCGACCATGCTTGATTTGGGTAACACTAGGTTGATTACGGACGCGAGTGACCCTAACTCTGAGGTTTTCTTTGCCGGCAGCTCGCCTTGTAGATCGAATTGTCTTGTTAGTAGTACTTGTCTTGCTTCCGTATCATTGTCTGATGGGTCAGGAAACTGTTGGCAGAAACAGCGTGGTTCTTTCTTTACTGGGTACCAGAGCTCATCGGTTCCTAGTACTTCTTATGTTAAAGTGTGTGGTCCCGTGCTGCCTAACCAGCCTTTGGTTGGAAGAAAAGGTGATGGCAACAACAACTCCAAAGTTCACTTGTGGATTGTTGCGGTTGCTGTTGTAGGTGGGCTTATTGGTTTGGCTGTGGTGGAAGTAGGTCTTTGGTGGTGCTGCTGCAGAAATAATCCAAAGTTTGGAACTTTGTCGTCTCATTACACTTTGCTTGAGTACGCTTCTGGTGCACCCGTGCAGTTCTCCTACAGGGAGCTGCAGCGCTGCACCAAAAGTTTTAAGGAGAAGCTTGGAGCTGGAGGGTTTGGTACTGTGTACAGAGGCGTGCTCTCGAATAAAACCGTGGTTGCGGTGAAGCAACTAGAAGGAATAGAGCAGGGAGAGAAGCAGTTTAGGATGGAGGTTGCAACCATAAGCAGTACACACCACCTGAATCTAGTGAGACTGATCGGGTTTTGTTCCGAGGGAAGACACAGGCTTCTCGTGTACGAGTTCATGAGAAACGGATCTCTCGATAGCTTCCTGTTTACTACTGACTCAGGGAAGTTGTTGACTTGGGAGTATCGGTTTAACATTGCGCTTGGAACGGCAAAGGGGATAACTTACCTCCACGAGGAGTGCCGTGACTGCATTGTTCACTGCGACATTAAACCTGAGAACATTCTTGTGGATGATAATTACACTGCCAAAGTCTCGGACTTTGGACTCGCCAAGCTCTTGAACCCGAAAGATAACAGACACAAGAACATGAGCAGTGTTAGAGGAACAAGAGGCTATTTAGCACCTGAATGGCTCGCGAATCTTCCCATCACTTCGAAGTCGGATGTCTATAGCTACGGAATGGTTCTACTAGAAATAGTCAGCGGACAAAGGAACTTTAATGTCTCGGAGGAAACGAACCACAAGAAATTCTCGATATGGGCATACGAGGAGTTTGAAAAGGGCAACACCGAGGCCATCCTCGACAAACGTTTGGGAGAAGATCAAACGGTTGATATGGAACAAGTGAGGAGGATGGTTCAGACAAGTTTTTGGTGCATACAAGAGCAGCCGTTGCAGAGGCCGACAATGGGGAAAGTGGTTCAGATGATAGAAGGAATCACTGCGATAAACAAGCCACCACGTCCAAAGACCTTGAGTGAAGTGTCGTTTTCAGCGAACAGTGGGAGCAGAACCCACGCGTCTATCTTGGTTGGTTCGGGTCCGGCTCAATCATCTTCTTCGTCTGCAACAAGGTCGTTTCAGACAGTGGGAATCACTTCATCTTCCACAGATTAGTGAAGGTTCATTGCTTGGATCTTTAAGAGTTGTATTGTGATTACTAATGTGTAGGTTTTGTTTTACAGTTGTAACTTGTAACTGTGTAGGATCTTTTgtttctaaaacaaaataataagtttttttttatatgcataATATAATCAAGGTTGTTGAATGGTTCAAGTAGATCCCAAAATTAATGTGAACATTAGAATTAAAATTTGCAAATACTCAACGCGATTTTAAAATAGTGCATGATTGGAAAAAGTCTTGGAGTTGAAGATCTCAATTTGTTTCAATATTGTTGCGTGTACGTCGTCTCGTTCGAGCATGAAACTCGTTGTGGAAAGAAACATAAAGCAAACAGCTCGACATTTTTTTGACGAGATAAAGAACTAATACTAATTgttaaaaatgaataattttaGCATGTATTTTCATTGTCAAGTTGACTTCAAATATGagtgatttacaaaaaaaacatgctGAAATTGGCTTAAAAATATACCTCTAGTGATGaataacgaaaaaaaaaactgaaaaggTTTCTATTAGAGTGTTGGTTTAGTATTGGTTTAGTATTGATTTAGACTTGGCTTATTCCGGTTAAGTCTTATCTCTCTATATAAAGAGAAAGACGTTGTAACAGTTTCACTTAACTTGAATAAGAGGAAATGTTCATCATCATGTAACTAACTTTCTCTCTAGTTTATTCAagtaacatggtatcagagcgttgAATCTAACGTTCAACAATCACGATCTTGAGCTTggatcttcatcttcttctctcgaTTCGATCGGAATCAGCTTCCGATTGATCGGATCTTCGTTTCGCTATGGTTACTCTTCGTCGATCAACTCGTCGCGTTGGTCGAGCTTCATCTGCAGCTACACGCCAGCTCCGGCGAGATCTGCAACCGTTCAACCTATTCCGGTGAACAACTCGACTATTCCGTCGTCTTCATCAGCTCAACCGATTCAAAATCCAACGGCTATTCCGTCGTCATCAAATTTTCAGATTCCGATTCAACCGACTATTCCGTCGCCACTATCAGCTTCACTTCCAAGCTTCTCTATTCCGGATGCTCTTGGTTTTGATCTTAATGGTATTCAATACTCTCCG from Raphanus sativus cultivar WK10039 chromosome 8, ASM80110v3, whole genome shotgun sequence includes:
- the LOC108822643 gene encoding LOW QUALITY PROTEIN: G-type lectin S-receptor-like serine/threonine-protein kinase At1g34300 (The sequence of the model RefSeq protein was modified relative to this genomic sequence to represent the inferred CDS: inserted 2 bases in 1 codon); its protein translation is MVVSVSIDNRGERKFTITTMAKSPYPNLLPLLLLLLLHFPYSSSTISLGSVLYASSNSNQSWTSANSTFSVSFLPSSSSPNSFLAAVSFAGNIPIWSAGTVDSQGSLLLSSSGSLRLTDGSNATVWDSKTDSLGVVSASIQDSGNLVLLDNQTNPVWSSFDHPTDTIVQSQNFTAGKFLRSGNYSFHLERRGNLTLKWNNTTTYWSQGLNSSFTSNLTSPSLSLQTNGVVLMFDSTLSGGTETIYSDDYGEGSNTFRFLKLDDDGNLRIYSSASRNTGPVSSHWSAVADQCLVYGYCGNFGICGYNDTTPVCFCPSRNFDLVDVNDRRKGCKRKVELSDCSGNATMLDLGNTRLITDASDPNSEVFFAGSSPCRSNCLVSSTCLASVSLSDGSGNCWQKQRGSFFTGYQSSSVPSTSYVKVCGPVLPNQPLVGRKGDGNNNSKVHLWIVAVAVVGGLIGLAVVEVGLWWCCCRNNPKFGTLSSHYTLLEYASGAPVQFSYRELQRCTKSFKEKLGAGGFGTVYRGVLSNKTVVAVKQLEGIEQGEKQFRMEVATISSTHHLNLVRLIGFCSEGRHRLLVYEFMRNGSLDSFLFTTDSGKLLTWEYRFNIALGTAKGITYLHEECRDCIVHCDIKPENILVDDNYTAKVSDFGLAKLLNPKDNRHKNMSSVRGTRGYLAPEWLANLPITSKSDVYSYGMVLLEIVSGQRNFNVSEETNHKKFSIWAYEEFEKGNTEAILDKRLGEDQTVDMEQVRRMVQTSFWCIQEQPLQRPTMGKVVQMIEGITAINKPPRPKTLSEVSFSANSGSRTHASILVGSGPAQSSSSSATRSFQTVGITSSSXQISEGSLLGSLRVVL